The region ACAGGACGAACCAGCGGAAGAGGCCAGCAGAGCCGCAGATGGGATAGAGATGTCCGCGCGGCGGCGGCGGGACGCGGCGCAGGAGCGGCACGAGCAGCGTCACGCCGGCCAGAGCCAGCAGCGCCGCGCCGACGACGCCGTGTTCGACGAGGAAATTGACGGCGTCGTTGTGGACATTGGCCGCGCCGACAAAGAGCTTCTTGTATTGCTCGGGCGTGAGGACCAGCGGGACAAAGTGCCGGAAGCCCCAGCCGCCGACGCCGAAGACCGGGTTGTCGCGCCAGATGGCGATGGCCGCGGGCACGAGCAGCTCAAACGCCCGCTCGTACACCTCCGTGAACAGGCGGACAACCGTCAGCCCCGTCAGCTCGCGGCGGATCGGATTGCCGGGAAACGCGAAATAACCGATGTACCCCAGCAGGGGGAGCAGCACGGACAGGCCAGCGACCATCACGCGGGGTCCCAGCTCAAGCCGCCGCCAGATCCGCGCGATCGCAAAGGCGCCGCCGGCCAGCAGCACGGCGGTGCCCATCAGGATCGAGGTGCGGCAGAGGCACAGCACCGCCGCGCAATAGAGCAGAAACACCGCGACGAGGAGGCGGTCGGCGCCCGGCGCCCCGTCCTCGCGTTCGTAGAGCCAGAACCCGCCGGCGACGACCAGCATGAAGGTGAAGAAGGCGCCGGCGTGGTTGGGGTAGCCGAAGGAGGAGAAAAACTGAGCCTTGATCGGGATCACGCCGTAGATCGCCCGGCATCCCAGCGCCATCTGCACGCAGCCGGACAGCGCCAGCGCGGCGGCGTTCCAGATCAGGATGCGCAGCAGCAGGCGCCGCCCGTCGGCATCCATCGCGTGCCGTACGGCCAGGGCCGCGACGAGCGCGGGCGGAAACCACGCGAGCAGTTGGACCGCCTCCCACGTCACCACGCTCGAGGGAAACCCGGGCAGCGGCGGCGGCCCCATCCGCCAGCCCCCGCTCTCGCCCGCATGCACCAGCGCCCGCGGGCCGTTGAAGCTCTGAAAGACC is a window of Lentisphaerota bacterium DNA encoding:
- a CDS encoding O-antigen ligase family protein — translated: MTKFYRYFVVCHVAALVIYTSWAFAGTRIAWLWPMFWLTLGVIEAMVLLPAMRAGETLDQARGRVVRTLVFDPLLAISVALIFFLVFQSFNGPRALVHAGESGGWRMGPPPLPGFPSSVVTWEAVQLLAWFPPALVAALAVRHAMDADGRRLLLRILIWNAAALALSGCVQMALGCRAIYGVIPIKAQFFSSFGYPNHAGAFFTFMLVVAGGFWLYEREDGAPGADRLLVAVFLLYCAAVLCLCRTSILMGTAVLLAGGAFAIARIWRRLELGPRVMVAGLSVLLPLLGYIGYFAFPGNPIRRELTGLTVVRLFTEVYERAFELLVPAAIAIWRDNPVFGVGGWGFRHFVPLVLTPEQYKKLFVGAANVHNDAVNFLVEHGVVGAALLALAGVTLLVPLLRRVPPPPRGHLYPICGSAGLFRWFVL